Proteins encoded together in one Marinobacter salsuginis window:
- a CDS encoding molybdopterin-dependent oxidoreductase yields MTDTQTHYRTCNICEAMCGLEIQHRGSEILSIKGDNNDPFSHGHICPKAVALQDFYNDKDRLKTPMKRTADGWQEISWEEAFEEIASRFRGIQQEHGQDAVGVYLGNPNAHNFGNAIMLPRFFKALGTNNRYSSASADQLPHHVASNYMLGAGMLIPVPDIDHTDFMLIIGANPIVSNGSLMTAPGVGKRLKAIQQRGGKVVVVDPRRTETAKKADQHLFIRPETDALFMLAMVHTLFEEQLVTLGHLEDRIDGLEQLANAVKPHAPESVADACGMSASAIRELAREMAAAKSAVCYSRMGASTQSFGGLCQWLNNVLNILTGNFDSRGGAMFPQPAFDLVRDKKGKPSSYGRYESRVRKLPYFNNEFPVATLADEILTPGEGQIRAMITIAGNPVLSAPGGARLEDAFDALDFMVSVDIYLNETTRHADIILPATTGLEVPHFDVFFNSFAVRNTAKFSEPMFEKAPNQKHDWEILRDLALQLTGLENDGVTPEAMLDLGLKHGAYGKEGMSLETLKANPHGVDLGPLQPCLAQRIQTEDGKIRLAPQLYLDDLKRLDASGLLQADENSDYPFTLISRRLPRSHNTWTQNSHRLVKGKNPCTLQINASDALKIGLEDGQLATVTSASGSINLPVEIDDDMFEGVISMPQGWGHNRPDTAMSIAEGQPGVSMNDVTDSGRIDALTGNAAFNGTRVAVRAA; encoded by the coding sequence ATGACCGACACCCAGACCCATTACCGCACCTGCAATATTTGTGAAGCCATGTGTGGCCTCGAAATCCAGCATCGGGGTAGCGAGATCCTGTCCATCAAGGGCGACAACAACGACCCGTTCAGCCACGGCCATATCTGCCCGAAAGCCGTTGCACTGCAGGATTTCTACAATGACAAGGACCGCCTGAAAACACCGATGAAGCGCACCGCCGACGGCTGGCAGGAAATCAGCTGGGAGGAAGCGTTTGAGGAAATCGCCTCGCGGTTTCGGGGCATCCAGCAGGAACACGGGCAGGATGCGGTCGGGGTTTATCTGGGTAATCCAAACGCCCATAACTTCGGCAACGCCATCATGCTGCCGCGGTTCTTCAAAGCGCTGGGCACCAATAACCGCTATAGCTCCGCCTCCGCCGACCAGTTACCGCACCACGTGGCCTCCAATTACATGCTCGGTGCCGGCATGCTGATTCCGGTCCCGGACATCGACCATACGGATTTCATGCTGATCATTGGTGCCAACCCGATTGTCTCCAACGGCAGTCTGATGACCGCCCCCGGCGTGGGCAAACGCCTGAAAGCCATCCAGCAACGGGGCGGCAAGGTGGTGGTGGTTGATCCACGGCGCACCGAAACCGCGAAAAAGGCCGACCAGCACCTGTTCATCCGCCCGGAAACCGATGCCCTGTTCATGCTGGCCATGGTTCACACCCTGTTCGAGGAACAGCTGGTTACCCTTGGCCACCTGGAAGACCGGATTGACGGGCTGGAGCAACTGGCCAATGCCGTCAAACCTCATGCTCCGGAATCCGTGGCGGACGCCTGCGGTATGAGCGCTAGCGCCATCCGCGAGCTGGCACGGGAGATGGCCGCCGCCAAAAGTGCGGTTTGCTACAGCCGCATGGGCGCCTCGACGCAGTCGTTCGGCGGCCTCTGCCAGTGGCTGAACAACGTGCTGAACATTCTTACCGGCAACTTCGATAGCCGCGGCGGCGCCATGTTCCCCCAGCCGGCCTTTGATCTGGTGCGGGACAAAAAGGGCAAGCCCAGTTCCTATGGCCGTTACGAGTCCCGGGTGCGAAAACTGCCCTACTTCAACAACGAATTCCCCGTGGCCACCCTGGCCGATGAGATCCTCACTCCGGGCGAGGGCCAGATCCGGGCGATGATTACCATCGCCGGTAATCCGGTGCTTTCTGCGCCCGGCGGAGCCCGACTGGAAGACGCTTTCGATGCCCTGGATTTCATGGTGTCGGTCGATATCTACCTGAACGAAACCACCCGTCACGCCGACATCATCCTGCCAGCCACGACCGGGCTGGAAGTGCCGCACTTCGATGTGTTCTTCAACTCTTTCGCCGTTCGCAATACCGCGAAATTCTCGGAACCGATGTTCGAAAAGGCGCCAAACCAGAAACACGACTGGGAAATTCTGCGGGATCTGGCCCTGCAGTTAACGGGCCTGGAAAACGATGGCGTGACTCCGGAGGCCATGCTGGATCTGGGCCTGAAACACGGCGCCTACGGAAAAGAGGGCATGAGCCTGGAGACCCTGAAAGCCAACCCTCATGGCGTGGATCTGGGACCGCTGCAGCCCTGCCTGGCGCAGCGCATCCAGACCGAAGACGGCAAGATCCGGTTAGCTCCGCAGCTGTATCTGGACGATCTCAAACGCCTGGATGCCTCAGGCCTGTTGCAGGCAGATGAGAACAGCGACTATCCGTTCACGCTGATCAGCCGCCGCCTGCCCCGCAGCCACAATACCTGGACCCAGAACTCCCACCGGCTGGTAAAAGGCAAGAACCCGTGCACTTTGCAGATAAACGCGTCAGATGCACTCAAAATCGGGCTTGAAGACGGACAACTGGCCACGGTTACGTCGGCTTCCGGTAGCATCAACCTGCCGGTGGAAATCGACGACGATATGTTCGAGGGTGTGATCAGCATGCCCCAGGGCTGGGGCCACAACCGGCCCGACACCGCCATGTCGATCGCCGAGGGACAACCCGGCGTAAGCATGAACGACGTCACTGATTCCGGGCGCATTGACGCACTGACGGGCAATGCGGCGTTCAATGGAACGAGGGTAGCCGTGCGCGCAGCCTGA
- a CDS encoding putative quinol monooxygenase: MFVAVYEFEIKEGAETSFREAWLEVTKAIYEHCGSFGSRLHTSDKPNILVGYAQWPDRETWAKDRHVIDEKYHRARKQMLDCLVQSKTVYELEVSDDYLRAGQSRSPNQD, encoded by the coding sequence ATGTTTGTTGCCGTTTATGAGTTTGAAATCAAGGAAGGGGCAGAGACTTCATTTCGCGAAGCCTGGCTTGAGGTGACGAAAGCGATCTATGAGCACTGTGGCAGTTTTGGTTCAAGACTCCACACTTCAGACAAGCCGAATATCCTGGTTGGTTATGCTCAGTGGCCTGATCGGGAAACGTGGGCGAAAGATCGTCACGTAATCGATGAAAAATATCACAGGGCACGCAAACAAATGCTCGACTGCCTGGTTCAATCGAAAACTGTCTATGAATTGGAAGTCAGTGACGATTACTTGCGTGCCGGTCAGTCCCGTAGTCCCAACCAGGACTGA
- the betI gene encoding transcriptional regulator BetI — MPKVGVKDTRKQQLIEATMDSIAELGMQNTTIVSISKRAGMSSGIISHYFGGKQGLIEAALRYLLDQLGKELRERMARTDRSPEQRLNCIIESNFSEFQRSALAAKTWLSFWARSMHEPGLKRLQQINNARLYSNLRYSFAQVLEPDAATEAARQTAAMIDGFWLRSALSLDPAESFEAGERLCKKFVHETLAQATA; from the coding sequence ATGCCAAAAGTTGGGGTTAAAGACACACGCAAGCAGCAACTGATTGAAGCCACCATGGATTCGATTGCTGAGCTGGGTATGCAGAACACCACCATTGTCAGCATCAGCAAGCGGGCGGGTATGTCCTCCGGGATTATCAGCCATTACTTCGGGGGCAAGCAGGGTCTGATTGAGGCAGCTCTGCGTTATCTGCTGGATCAATTGGGCAAGGAACTGCGGGAGCGCATGGCCAGGACCGACCGCTCCCCCGAGCAGCGGCTGAACTGCATCATCGAGTCGAACTTTTCTGAGTTCCAGCGCTCGGCGTTGGCCGCCAAGACCTGGCTGAGCTTCTGGGCCCGATCAATGCATGAGCCCGGGCTGAAGCGATTGCAGCAGATCAACAATGCCCGGCTCTACAGCAATCTGCGGTACTCGTTTGCGCAGGTGCTCGAGCCAGACGCAGCCACAGAGGCGGCCCGGCAAACCGCAGCAATGATTGACGGTTTCTGGCTGCGCAGTGCCCTGAGCCTGGACCCGGCAGAAAGCTTTGAAGCCGGCGAGCGGCTCTGCAAGAAATTTGTCCACGAGACACTGGCCCAGGCCACCGCCTGA
- a CDS encoding acetyltransferase: MFVAEKATGHLIEVLDTQALFDPHVQQVRGSLHYGEEAQDPESFAKSDLAFPSGEALPVCWTNPDYRRQS; this comes from the coding sequence ATGTTTGTCGCTGAAAAAGCAACCGGGCACCTGATTGAAGTACTGGATACCCAGGCACTGTTTGATCCCCATGTCCAACAGGTTCGCGGCAGCCTCCATTACGGGGAAGAGGCGCAGGACCCGGAATCCTTTGCAAAATCGGACCTGGCCTTTCCCTCCGGTGAAGCGCTTCCTGTGTGCTGGACCAATCCCGACTACCGCCGACAAAGCTGA
- a CDS encoding type II toxin-antitoxin system CcdA family antitoxin, which produces MAELYDSAAPKKAANLSINSDLLRKTRELNINLSATLERALKEELSKREAAQWVEENRAAIKSYNDFVEQHGCFGDEFRDF; this is translated from the coding sequence ATGGCCGAACTCTATGACTCAGCCGCCCCCAAAAAGGCAGCGAACCTCTCAATCAATAGCGATCTTCTGCGTAAGACCCGGGAACTGAACATTAACTTGTCTGCCACCCTGGAACGAGCTCTGAAAGAAGAGCTTTCGAAACGCGAAGCCGCTCAATGGGTTGAAGAGAACCGCGCTGCGATAAAAAGCTACAACGATTTCGTCGAACAACATGGATGCTTCGGCGACGAATTCAGGGATTTTTGA
- the betB gene encoding betaine-aldehyde dehydrogenase translates to MSASLPVVQNFVHGRFLANSTGETFPVVNPATGQVIYEVEVADESVQQAAIESARAGFAEWSAMTAIERSRILLRAVALLRERNDELAAAEVRDTGKPWQEAEAVDVVTGADAVEFFAGLAPSIEGNQQDLGGDFYYTRREPLGICAGIGAWNYPIQIACWKSAPALACGNAMIFKPSEETPMGAVKLAEIFTEAGVPAGVFNVVQGAAEVGQWLTHHPEIAKVSFTGEVATGKKVMAAASSTLKDVTMELGGKSPLIIFDDADLENAISAAMVGNFYTQGEICTNGTRVFVHEDLYPRFMERLLERTRKNIKPGDPMNPDTNFGALISAKHRDLVLDYIAKGLSEGATLSHGGRAFEPEDSKGGYFVEPTIFTDCTDDMTIVKEEIFGPVMSVLTFRDEDEVIARANNTDTGLAAGVFTNDIRRAHRVIHQIQAGICWINSYGASPAEMPVGGYKLSGIGRENGRETIAHYTQIKSVYIGMQDLDAPF, encoded by the coding sequence ATGTCTGCATCTCTTCCTGTTGTTCAGAATTTCGTCCATGGCCGTTTCCTGGCCAACAGCACCGGCGAAACCTTCCCCGTGGTAAACCCGGCCACAGGCCAGGTTATCTACGAAGTGGAAGTGGCGGATGAATCCGTGCAGCAGGCTGCCATTGAAAGTGCCCGCGCCGGTTTTGCCGAGTGGTCTGCCATGACTGCCATTGAGCGCAGCCGGATTTTGCTTCGGGCGGTTGCGCTTCTGAGAGAGCGTAATGACGAATTGGCTGCCGCAGAGGTGCGCGATACCGGGAAGCCCTGGCAGGAAGCAGAAGCCGTGGATGTGGTCACCGGTGCCGATGCGGTTGAGTTCTTTGCCGGCCTGGCACCCTCCATCGAAGGTAACCAACAGGACCTGGGCGGTGATTTTTACTACACCCGCCGGGAGCCCCTGGGCATCTGCGCCGGCATTGGGGCCTGGAACTACCCGATCCAGATTGCCTGCTGGAAATCCGCGCCGGCCCTGGCCTGCGGTAATGCCATGATCTTCAAGCCATCCGAGGAAACCCCAATGGGTGCGGTGAAGCTGGCGGAGATCTTTACCGAAGCCGGTGTACCGGCAGGCGTGTTCAACGTGGTGCAGGGCGCCGCCGAGGTGGGCCAATGGCTGACCCATCATCCGGAGATTGCCAAGGTCTCCTTCACCGGCGAAGTGGCTACCGGCAAGAAGGTAATGGCAGCGGCATCCTCCACCCTGAAAGACGTCACCATGGAGCTCGGCGGTAAATCCCCGCTGATCATCTTTGACGATGCCGACCTGGAAAACGCCATCTCTGCCGCCATGGTGGGCAACTTCTACACCCAGGGCGAGATCTGCACCAACGGTACCCGGGTGTTTGTCCATGAAGATCTGTACCCGCGTTTCATGGAACGCCTGCTGGAGCGCACCCGCAAGAACATCAAGCCGGGTGATCCGATGAATCCGGATACCAACTTTGGCGCCCTCATCTCGGCAAAACACCGGGATCTGGTGCTCGATTACATCGCCAAAGGCCTCTCTGAAGGGGCCACCCTGAGCCACGGCGGTCGGGCCTTTGAGCCGGAGGATTCCAAAGGCGGCTATTTCGTGGAGCCCACCATCTTCACCGACTGCACCGATGACATGACCATCGTGAAGGAAGAGATCTTCGGGCCGGTGATGTCGGTGCTCACCTTCCGCGACGAGGACGAGGTGATTGCCCGGGCCAACAACACCGACACCGGTCTGGCCGCGGGCGTGTTCACCAACGACATCCGCCGGGCGCACCGGGTGATTCACCAGATCCAGGCCGGTATCTGCTGGATCAACAGCTACGGTGCCTCCCCGGCGGAAATGCCGGTGGGCGGCTACAAACTCTCCGGCATCGGCCGGGAAAACGGGCGCGAGACCATAGCGCATTACACCCAGATCAAGTCCGTCTACATCGGCATGCAGGATCTGGATGCCCCGTTTTAA
- a CDS encoding CcdB family protein, whose amino-acid sequence MAQFDVYPNPSKISKAHYPYLVDIQSGLLSDLATRIVIPLGKRSAFGGEAMQGLTPEISFADQELLLLTPQISSVPEKHLKSPIGSLSHFRDQIVGALDLAITGI is encoded by the coding sequence ATGGCACAGTTCGATGTGTACCCCAACCCGAGCAAAATCAGCAAGGCTCACTATCCTTACCTTGTGGATATTCAAAGCGGCCTTCTGAGCGATTTGGCAACTCGCATTGTTATCCCTTTGGGCAAACGTTCTGCCTTCGGTGGCGAAGCCATGCAAGGGCTCACCCCCGAAATCAGCTTTGCCGATCAAGAGCTGTTGCTGCTAACTCCGCAAATTTCCTCCGTGCCTGAAAAACATCTCAAGAGCCCTATTGGCTCTCTCTCACATTTCAGAGACCAGATTGTTGGAGCTTTGGACCTGGCTATCACCGGCATTTAA
- a CDS encoding CLCA_X family protein, whose amino-acid sequence MARSFYRQGPDHRAGAPVTFLDVRRRFQFRSIELGRWVTEPEKQRSASLFYDALCDLMTILGGTESLVSLRGTLALQYGIGGRPGVSAHYTPATRSFSLAKNAGPGSIAHEWFHAFDHYIGEKLFGEAERGQFASKLWLGRDDAIRHPLNDRLQACFKAVLLDEDGAEPSELFRCSIKADKAAGIQYFSLPEELCARAFEAFVQDADVKNAFLVSGTRESEEAKLGLYPVGAQRERVNRAFHRYYTSLGRALRLAEE is encoded by the coding sequence ATGGCCAGATCTTTTTACCGTCAGGGCCCGGACCACCGTGCCGGTGCGCCGGTTACCTTTCTCGACGTCCGCCGTCGTTTCCAGTTCCGTTCCATCGAGCTTGGCCGCTGGGTCACCGAGCCGGAGAAACAGCGCAGTGCGTCGCTGTTCTACGATGCCCTGTGCGACCTGATGACCATTCTTGGCGGCACCGAGTCGCTGGTGTCCCTGCGCGGCACCCTGGCGTTGCAGTACGGAATTGGCGGCCGGCCCGGCGTGTCGGCCCATTACACGCCGGCTACCCGCAGTTTCTCACTGGCCAAGAACGCGGGCCCCGGCAGCATTGCCCACGAGTGGTTTCACGCCTTCGATCATTACATCGGCGAGAAGCTTTTCGGCGAGGCCGAGAGAGGCCAGTTTGCGTCGAAACTCTGGCTAGGCCGCGACGATGCGATTCGTCACCCTTTGAATGACCGTCTGCAGGCCTGCTTTAAAGCGGTTTTGCTGGACGAAGACGGCGCAGAGCCCAGCGAGCTCTTCCGTTGCTCGATAAAGGCCGACAAAGCGGCCGGGATTCAGTACTTCAGCCTGCCCGAAGAACTCTGCGCCCGGGCATTTGAGGCCTTTGTGCAGGATGCCGACGTAAAGAACGCCTTTCTGGTAAGCGGAACCCGGGAATCCGAAGAGGCAAAACTGGGTCTCTATCCGGTTGGCGCGCAACGGGAAAGAGTCAACCGCGCGTTTCACCGTTATTACACGTCTCTTGGCCGGGCGCTCCGCTTGGCAGAGGAGTAA
- a CDS encoding EAL domain-containing protein: MILSNALRILVLMLALSVFQSVHADAGPVSVVSGTPIESHFQYWEDTGANATLAEVRALPESAWQHRPTGKATFGITDSAYWLRVELHNQTDRDQLLIAELAYSQLDDVVFHELSGGTLLREFRTGDTRPFYPRDVDHPSMLFRFQVAPDNLKTLYIRVATQGTMVVPLQIWHQSEFYEAAANEQKLHFFYYGSLAVIILINLAVFLTLRERLYLYYALAISGYFLFFAAVRGYTLQHIYPESPFLHAHVLMLSIPFLAMFSLLFCMEFLKVRSHSPRLYRALQAMLAFEILYFLSAPLLSYDTGIRVAAISAFGFFSLLLVAGPVTWAAGVRAGIFFTIAWTPLTVGVSATAGRALGLLPENFFTEYAMQIGSGLEAFILTLALADRLYREREQKIQAQADILQQQKARSDAQTRLNEALTHDPVTGLPNRNRFEWMVDEQFRQHPNGRFMVGVTRITQLEEINRTLGLDRSERLLKAMAEQMIKLAAELPMVHSTVNSEGREELVYQLSGDSFGLLVDIGKTGDDFKSLDNALKQLAEPVLLDNIAIEPNPRFGAASFPEHGKKAALLIRNAHVGMEMAPHGPHQTGLYSRKNDIYDESRLTLMSDLREALHNNQTQLYYQPKTSLATGKVVGVEALIRWHHPERGWVPPIDFVPMAEKTGVIKHLTRWVVDQAMNDLKALHEIDPELTISVNISARDLSSPELIGLFETRIKRYQLKAEQVIIELTETAAMDDPHRGLKALNELTAIGLKLSIDDFGAGYSSLSYLKKLPASEIKLDRTLLQDIESSDSARMIVETAISMGQGLGYRVVAEGIETEKSARLLESLGAEMLQGYWICPPKSLEDLKAWLDVERQVPGRGDVYSSAKRSARPRDV; this comes from the coding sequence GTGATCCTCAGCAATGCTCTGCGTATCCTTGTTCTGATGCTGGCCTTGAGCGTGTTCCAGTCTGTCCACGCGGATGCCGGCCCGGTTTCGGTGGTCTCTGGCACACCGATTGAGAGCCACTTCCAGTACTGGGAAGACACCGGTGCCAACGCCACACTGGCCGAGGTTCGCGCTCTTCCAGAATCCGCCTGGCAACACAGGCCCACTGGCAAAGCCACCTTTGGCATCACCGATTCCGCCTATTGGCTGCGGGTTGAGCTGCATAACCAGACCGATCGTGACCAATTGCTGATCGCCGAGCTGGCCTACTCGCAGCTCGATGACGTGGTGTTCCACGAGCTCTCCGGGGGCACACTGCTTCGCGAATTCCGCACCGGCGATACCCGCCCCTTCTATCCGAGGGATGTTGACCATCCCAGCATGCTGTTCAGATTCCAGGTGGCACCGGACAACCTGAAAACGCTCTACATACGGGTAGCAACACAAGGCACGATGGTAGTGCCGCTGCAGATATGGCATCAGAGTGAGTTTTACGAGGCCGCCGCCAACGAGCAAAAACTGCACTTTTTCTACTACGGCAGCCTGGCGGTCATCATTCTGATCAACCTGGCCGTGTTTCTGACCCTGCGGGAACGGCTGTACCTGTACTACGCGCTGGCCATATCCGGGTATTTCCTGTTTTTTGCCGCGGTTCGCGGTTACACCCTCCAGCATATCTATCCGGAATCACCGTTTCTGCATGCCCATGTGTTGATGCTCTCCATTCCTTTCCTGGCGATGTTTTCACTGCTGTTCTGCATGGAGTTTCTGAAAGTCCGCTCACATAGCCCGCGGCTTTACCGCGCTCTGCAAGCTATGTTGGCGTTCGAGATCCTGTATTTCCTGAGCGCTCCACTCTTGAGCTACGACACCGGCATCCGGGTTGCGGCGATCTCCGCATTCGGATTCTTTTCGCTGCTGCTGGTGGCAGGTCCTGTCACCTGGGCCGCCGGTGTTCGGGCCGGCATTTTCTTCACCATTGCCTGGACACCACTCACGGTAGGAGTATCGGCAACGGCCGGTCGCGCTCTTGGCCTGTTGCCGGAGAACTTCTTTACCGAATACGCCATGCAGATAGGATCCGGGCTCGAAGCTTTCATTCTCACGCTCGCCCTTGCCGACCGCCTTTATCGGGAACGGGAGCAGAAAATCCAGGCCCAGGCCGACATCCTGCAACAGCAGAAAGCCCGCAGCGATGCCCAGACCCGGTTGAATGAAGCGCTCACCCATGACCCGGTTACCGGTCTTCCAAACCGCAACCGCTTCGAGTGGATGGTGGATGAGCAATTCCGGCAACACCCCAATGGCCGCTTCATGGTTGGGGTTACCCGCATAACCCAGCTTGAGGAAATCAACCGCACCCTGGGCCTCGACCGCAGTGAGCGCCTGCTCAAAGCAATGGCAGAACAGATGATCAAGCTGGCAGCCGAACTACCGATGGTTCACTCCACCGTCAATTCCGAAGGTCGTGAGGAGCTGGTCTATCAGCTTTCCGGAGACAGCTTTGGCCTGCTGGTGGATATCGGCAAAACGGGGGACGATTTCAAATCATTGGATAATGCACTGAAGCAACTGGCCGAACCGGTGTTACTGGACAACATCGCCATAGAACCCAACCCCCGGTTCGGTGCCGCCAGCTTTCCGGAACATGGAAAAAAAGCGGCTCTCCTGATCCGCAACGCCCACGTTGGCATGGAAATGGCACCTCACGGTCCCCATCAGACCGGTCTGTATTCCCGGAAAAACGATATCTACGACGAGAGCCGGCTGACATTGATGTCTGACCTTCGGGAGGCTCTGCACAACAATCAGACCCAACTCTACTACCAACCCAAAACCAGTCTGGCCACGGGCAAGGTGGTGGGTGTGGAAGCCCTGATTCGCTGGCACCATCCGGAAAGGGGCTGGGTGCCACCGATCGACTTCGTTCCCATGGCGGAGAAAACCGGTGTGATCAAACACCTGACACGCTGGGTGGTGGATCAGGCGATGAACGATCTCAAGGCACTCCACGAGATTGATCCGGAGCTGACCATCTCAGTGAATATCTCCGCTCGCGACCTCAGTTCTCCAGAACTGATTGGCCTGTTTGAAACCCGCATAAAGCGATATCAGCTAAAGGCGGAACAGGTCATAATCGAACTCACCGAAACCGCGGCCATGGACGATCCACACCGAGGCCTGAAAGCCCTGAATGAATTGACGGCGATCGGGCTCAAGCTCTCGATTGACGACTTCGGCGCCGGTTACTCCTCACTCTCCTACCTGAAGAAGCTGCCAGCCAGCGAAATAAAGCTGGACCGCACCCTGCTGCAGGACATCGAGTCCAGCGACAGCGCCCGGATGATCGTGGAAACCGCCATCAGTATGGGCCAGGGCCTCGGTTATCGGGTGGTTGCCGAAGGCATTGAGACCGAAAAATCGGCACGCCTCCTTGAATCGCTCGGAGCCGAAATGCTCCAGGGCTACTGGATCTGCCCACCGAAGTCACTTGAAGATCTCAAAGCCTGGCTAGATGTTGAAAGACAAGTCCCGGGCCGAGGAGACGTTTACTCCTCTGCCAAGCGGAGCGCCCGGCCAAGAGACGTGTAA